One Arachis hypogaea cultivar Tifrunner chromosome 2, arahy.Tifrunner.gnm2.J5K5, whole genome shotgun sequence genomic window, GTTTTTGATAGGCTCATTAAACGTGAGTTTGTCAACCTGGTGGTGGGTAAGAACCTGCACCGACAGTTGGTTGagaagctgaagactgctctctTGGCTGCTGAAGCTCTGGTCGCCGACGCGGAGCAGAAACAGTTCGGAAACGAACTTGTGAGGAAATGGCTTGATAGTCTCAGGGATGCTCTCTACACTGCTGATGACTTGCTGGAACGTGCCTTAATCAGAGCTGAAATTCGCAACAAGGCACGCATTCGCCTTCCTCGcttcttccttaatttgtatGATTGGAAGATGGAGACTAAGATAGAGGATGTGGTAAAAAGAATAGAAGATCTTGAGAAACATAAAGATAcccttggtctcaaagagattcCAACGGGAAGCTCCTCATGGAGACCTCCATCCACTTCTCTTGTCAAGGGGAAAGTGTTTGGCAGGGATGCTGACCAGCAGGCACTAATCAGGATGCTCAATGACAAAAATGATCGCAACTTGTCCGTCATCTCTATTGTTGGTATGGGCGGTGTTGGAAAAACAACTTTAGCACAATGGCTCTACAACAACAAGGATTTGATGGACGGGGTTGATCTGAAAGCATGGATTTGTGTTTCGGAAAATTTTGATGTTGTTGAGACTACAAAGAATGTTATAAAGGGGATCTCGTCGGGTGTTTGTAGTCTTGACAGCTTTGATTTACTTCAACAACATTTGAAGGACAAACTGTCAAAAAAGAAGTTCTTCATTGTTTTGGACGATGTTTGGAGTGAAGATGCTGACAAGTGGCATAGTTTTATCGCCCCTTTTCAACATGGGAGAAAAGGAAGCACTATTCTCCTAACTACCCGCATGGTAAATGTTGGTCGAATAGTCCAACACTATAACTCTTACACCCTCAATCAACTGTCAGATGATGATTGTTGGTCTATTTTTGCGGACAATGCATCCTTTCCTGAATCAAATGGGAGCTCAGAACTGGAAGGAATAGGTAGAAAGATTGTTGAAAGGTGTGATGGCTTGCCGTTTGCTGCAGAAGCACTTGGACGCTTGTTGCGCTCAGAGCGTCGTGTTGAAGAATGGAATAAAATACTGTTGAGTGACATTTGGGAATTTCCTATTACAGACAGTAAGATCGTTCCTGCGTTGTTAATAAGTTACTATCATCTGCCTGCTCATTTAAAACATTGCTTTGTTTATTGTTCGTTGTATCCCAAAGATTATAAACTTGATAAAGATGAATTAATCTTACTGTGGATGGCTGAAGATCTTTTACAACCACCAAGGAGGGGACAGACTCTAGAAGAAGTTGGTTGCGAGTGTTTTGATGGCTTGGTTTCAAGACTATTCTTCAAGCAGGTCGAGAATGATGACGAGAAGTATTTTGTGATGCATGATCTCAAGCATGACTTGGCAACTTTTCTTGCTGGAGATCTTTGTTGTAGATTTggtgaaaaagaaaagatgagTATTCTAACTCGGCATTTGTcatacaatcattcaatccctgaggTAACATGCTcctctagtaaaataaaatatttgaggacATTATTCTATATCAATGATGGATCTCATATCGGGAAAGCACCTGCAACATTACCATGTGACATATTGTCAAAGAATAAATACTTGAGAGTTTTATCCTTTGGTAGAATTGATATATTTCCTGATTCAATAGATAAATTGATCCAACTGCGCTATTTGGATCTTTCTTGGAGTGATATTGAGGTATTGCCCGAGTCATTGTGCAAGTTGTGTAATTTACAAACGTTAAAGCTAAAAAATTGTTTTTCCCTAACTATGCTGCCTAATGGCATGTGTAAGCTTGTGAATTTGCGGCATCTTGATATCAGGGGTACTCCCCTGAAAGAAATGCCCAAAGGAATGAGCAAATTAAAACAATTGCACATTTTAAGCAAGTTTGTAGTGGGAAAGAAAGAAGACAATGGAATCCAAGAGCTAGGAGGGCTTTTAAATCTTCATGGATCACTTGAGATTGAGAGATTGGAGAATGTGGTTGATGCCAATGAAGCAAGGAGTGCAAGGATAATAGATAAGAAGCACATTGAGGAGTTATTGTTGAAATGGTCTCTGTCTTCAGGTGATGATATGGTTTCAAACACTCATACTGATGAACAAGATATACTTGGAGGCTTGCAACCACACACTGGCTTGAAAGAGTTAACTGTTGAAGGATTCAAAGGTGAAATATTTCCAGACTGGATTGGGCATTCCTTGTACCAAAACATGACAAGTGTATCTCTAGAATGTTGCTGGAATTGCTGCGTGCTGCCTTCACTTGGACAGCTGCCATCTCTCAAGTCCCTGAGCATCAGAAGTTTTGATGAGCTGAAGAGCATTGGCAAGGAGTTTTACAAGAATGAAGGCCATCAACATTCTTCGCCTATTGCACCGTTTCCCTCATTGGAGACATTGGAATTTGATGACATGTCATGTTGGGAGGAGTGGCAATTACCTGACTCAGAAGCCTTTCCTCAGCTTAAGAGTCTTCAAATAAGAGAT contains:
- the LOC112733117 gene encoding putative disease resistance RPP13-like protein 1, producing MAGALVGGAFLSGFINVVFDRLIKREFVNLVVGKNLHRQLVEKLKTALLAAEALVADAEQKQFGNELVRKWLDSLRDALYTADDLLERALIRAEIRNKARIRLPRFFLNLYDWKMETKIEDVVKRIEDLEKHKDTLGLKEIPTGSSSWRPPSTSLVKGKVFGRDADQQALIRMLNDKNDRNLSVISIVGMGGVGKTTLAQWLYNNKDLMDGVDLKAWICVSENFDVVETTKNVIKGISSGVCSLDSFDLLQQHLKDKLSKKKFFIVLDDVWSEDADKWHSFIAPFQHGRKGSTILLTTRMVNVGRIVQHYNSYTLNQLSDDDCWSIFADNASFPESNGSSELEGIGRKIVERCDGLPFAAEALGRLLRSERRVEEWNKILLSDIWEFPITDSKIVPALLISYYHLPAHLKHCFVYCSLYPKDYKLDKDELILLWMAEDLLQPPRRGQTLEEVGCECFDGLVSRLFFKQVENDDEKYFVMHDLKHDLATFLAGDLCCRFGEKEKMSILTRHLSYNHSIPEVTCSSSKIKYLRTLFYINDGSHIGKAPATLPCDILSKNKYLRVLSFGRIDIFPDSIDKLIQLRYLDLSWSDIEVLPESLCKLCNLQTLKLKNCFSLTMLPNGMCKLVNLRHLDIRGTPLKEMPKGMSKLKQLHILSKFVVGKKEDNGIQELGGLLNLHGSLEIERLENVVDANEARSARIIDKKHIEELLLKWSLSSGDDMVSNTHTDEQDILGGLQPHTGLKELTVEGFKGEIFPDWIGHSLYQNMTSVSLECCWNCCVLPSLGQLPSLKSLSIRSFDELKSIGKEFYKNEGHQHSSPIAPFPSLETLEFDDMSCWEEWQLPDSEAFPQLKSLQIRDCPMLKGDMLSQVLVRIVSSSLDVSRVHELKIKEDAERWDKKMRLDGDRLSISGFECVVECAFKARIIHHLTSLQEIQISYCSSVVSLGGNCLPKSLQKLKIFNCRQIELLQQQHKYDLVHLQIYQSCASLTSLSLDAFPNLENLEIEWCSNLESVSMSEPPQAALQHLTISNCPQFVSFPEEGLATPNLTHLNVSRCSKLEALPRGMNTLLPNLESLDIAGCPNICRWPEGGLPAKLKELRIGECKEQLKGLSWMGNLDNLTHLTISGHGSDNIIESYPEVGWLPRLPSVTTLHIQDFHNLETLECNQLLRLTSLQQLHISYCPKLKNMEGEKLPSSLQQLHISWCEKLENIAGEKLPPSLLLLQLDFCGLLGKHCKNKHQQIWSKISHIPTIQVNGIQIL